GAGATGTCCTGTATCTCCTGCAAAAACATCGGAAAGTACATCATCATCCCCATTGTACTAAAGGATGAAAGAAATGTGGCAATAGCCAGAGTGCTGAATGTACGGTTGCGGAGAAGAACAGGATTAAGAACAGGTTCATCTGCACGGGATTCAACAAAAAGAAACATTATCCAGCTTAATATGGAAAAACCCAGAAGCCCGATTATCTGGACCGAAAGCCAGGGGTATCTTGTACCGGCAAAGGAAAATCCGATAATTGTTGCAGAGGATGCAAGGGCCACCAGTATGCATCCATAAATATCTATCCTGTGGCCCTGGAAAACTGTTGATAATCCTGCTGAATCTCTTTCAGGGGCACCTTATTCTCCTTGATATGGCTGGTTATTGTTTTTATAAAATTACCTGCATATCAGAGTTCTTTCGGGAATAAAAGCTCAATATTTTTGATTTTAATTATTTTATTGCAGTTCAAACTTGACAAGTTTTAACCATGTTATTACAGCTATACTATTAATTAATATAAACAATCAGGATTGATAACAAAACCTCTAATATAGTTGCCGGAAATCAAATGATAATAAAGAATCGATATATAACCTTGAATAAAATCCTCCTGCTTTTACTGCTTTTGGTTACCTCTTTTTTGCTGATAGATTACCTGAAGCTGTCTGATGCAGAGACAATAGAGAGCGCTACTGCCCAGCAGATGCTATCGCCAACAAAAGAACAGGAAAAAACAGTCAGGAATCTTGTAAAAAAACTGAAAAGGTCACATTATCTTGATGAAACGCTTGATAATGCATTCAGTGAAAAGGTGTTTAACAACTACATAGAGCTACTTGATTCTTCAAAAACACATTTCCTGAAAACAGATATTGATGAGTTTTCAAAATTTCGTTTTATCCTTGATGACGACCTGAAAGGTGGAAACCTGGAGTCCGCTTTTTATATCTACAGAAGGTACCACATGAGAAGGGAGCAAAGGATTAAATACACAATAGGGGTTCTTGAAAATGAGATAGCTGCCATTGATTTTAACACAGATGAATATATTGAGATTGACCGTAAGAAACTCCCATGGTGTGATGACCTTAATGCGGCTCAGAGGCTTTGGCTTAATCTGTTAAAAAATGAGATACTGAATCTCAAGCTTGATAAAACTCCTTCAGAAGAGATACAGACCACCCTTTTAAAACGCTATAAAAATCAGTTAAGGTTACTTGAACAGACCAACAGTGATGATGTCTTTAAATACTTTATTGTGGCCTTTACACACAGTTATGAACCGCATACCGAGTATTTTCCTCCAGTTGAGTCGACCAATTTTGATATCCATATGCGCCTCTCACTTGAGGGTATAGGTGCCATGCTTAAGAGTGAGGATATGTATGTGAAGGTGGAGGAACTTGTGGTTGGGGGGCCTGCTGATCGCGGGGGAGAATTAAAAACAGCAGACCTCATTATTGCTGTCGGGCAGGGTGAAAAAGGTGAAATTATTGATGTAGAAGGGTGGAGGCTGGATGACGTTGTTAAACTAATCAGGGGGCCAAAGGGAACGGTCGTTCGGCTTAAGGTTATACCTGCCGATAAAACGGATATAAGTAAGACAAAGATAATTTCCATAACACGAGATACTGTAAAGCTTGAGGAGCAGTCAGCAAAAAAAAGCATATTGGAAATCAAGAGGAAAGAGAGGGATTACAGGATCGGTATTATTAAACTACCGGCATTTTACAGCGATTTTGAAGCTGCCATGTCAGGAGATGCCAACTATAAAAGCAGCACACGTGATGTGGAAAGGCTTATACATGAACTGCTTGATGAAAATATCCAGGGACTGATCCTTGATCTTAGAAACAATGGTGGAGGTTCTCTTCACGAGGCAAAAGATATGACCGGCCTTTTTTTAACTGAAGGTCCTGTAGTTCAGATTCGTGATGCAGATAATGATGTAATGCTTTACAGCGATACTGATCCAAGACTTGTATACAGCGGTTTGATGGCAGTACTGGTAAATAGAATGAGTGCATCCGCTTCAGAGATACTGGCCGGCGCCATCCAGGATTATGGACGCGGAATTATTGTTGGAAGCCAGACCTTTGGCAAGGGAACTGTTCAGAGTATGGAGCCGCTTGAACCGGGAAGATTAAAATATACACAGGCCAAATATTACAGGATAAACGGCGAGAGCACGCAAAATCGCGGTGTTATACCTGATATATTATTCCCTGAAGTCATCAATGCTGATGAAATTGGCGAAAGCTCTCTGCCACAGACAATGGCCTGGGATCAGATCAAGGCTGCTGACTACAACAGGGTCTCGGTTCTGACCCCTGTCATCAATTTTCTTAAAGAGGGGCACTTGCTCCGCATAAAGGATAACCCGGAATTTACATACCTTAATGAACGCATCTCATTTCTTGAAGAAAATCGAAAAAGAACAAGGATTTCTTTGAATGAATCAGTGAGGCTAAAGGAAGAAGAAGTTATGAAACAGCGCCTGCTTGATATAGAAAACAGGCGAAGGCAGGCATCAGGTCAGGAGCCATATAAGGAATATTCGGAAATAGAAAAGGCTGAAAAGGATAAGGCGGAAAGAGAGAAAAAGAACGGACTTGAACCCGATAACCTGCTTAAAGAAACCGGAGAAATCCTTACAGACTGGCTGATTAAGTCAACAAAAAATGGGGCAAAAAATGATAGCATACTACGAAATTAAAGAGAACCGGGTTACACAGTCGACTCATGATAACGCCCCTGTGATGATTGCCTCAACGATTCAGGAGATAGAAAAAGAGGAGATCAAAAACAAGTTTGACCTTGATGAATATGATATGAATTCTATTTTTGACCCTGATGAGGTGCCCAGGATTGATTTTTCTGATGAGCGTCTACTTTTAATATGGAAGTCACCCATTAAGGCAACAGTCTCAGAGTCAATTGAATTTGAGATAAAGGTTACAGGGTTGATACTTTTCAGGGATCAGTTGATGTTTGTCGGGGAGACAAGTGAAATATCTTTTATGGAAAGAGAGTTTCGTAAAACCAGGGATGTCAGTGATGTGTTATTGGCATTCCTGCTCAGCAAGGTCAGGCAGTTTGTTGGGCACCTGAAAGCAATAAGGATGATAGGATCAGAGCTTGAGAAAAAGATAACAGTATCCATGGAAAATAAACATCTTCTTCAGATGTTCAGTCTGAGTGAAAGCCTTGTCTATTATGTGGATGCACTTGAAGGCAATGGAGCTGTCTTAAGAAAGCTGGATAGAATGGCAAGCCAGATAGGATTTCAGGAGCGGCATCTTGAAATGCTTGAGGATATTATCCTCGAAAACTCACAGGCTGCAAGGCAGGCCAATATACATTCATCCGTTTTAAGTGGATTAATGGACGCAAGAGGGTCAATAGTAAATAACAATATGAATGTTCTGTTAAAAAATCTAACCCTGATAAATATAGTATTTCTCCCTCTTAACCTGATTGCCAGCATAGGCGGGATGTCGGAGTGGAGTATGATGACCAAAGGACTCGACCTGAGGCTTTCATATGCCCTGTTTTGCCTTGCCATCCTGGCGCTGGGCTGGTGCACATGGATTTTTACCAAGAAGATAGTGGATAGACCTCGTAATAAATAATATGCGGATTTATTTTATTAATTAAACTGACTCCAAGGGAGACTACTATGTTAATAAAGATAGTTTTAGGGGTTATATTTGTGCCGATAGCCCTTTTAAATTTATTAGGTCCCCTCTTCGTAAAAAAGGTACAAAAACTGCCGGCGAGGATCAGGTTTGCCGGGCATGATGAAAATGAATTCCTTATAAGTAGAGATGAGGAATTTAATCGACTGGACTCTGAGATTAAGACAATAGGTTTCGAATATATTGGCTCTTCATATATGAAAGATACCAATGCAGAGACAAACTTTTCCCTGTACACTAATGAAACAGATTTAACCTGTGCCCTGGTGGTTTCAATCATTAGCAGTGTAAAAACAATTACCTATGTAGAGTTTTCACAGTTGTATGAAGATGGCTCTATGCTGAATATCTTCAATTCATCCCAGGTATTGCCTTTCCCTGATATGGATTTAAAAATAGCATTGCGTTACCCTGATATAAAATCACCAAAGGAACTTTATAATGTTTTTGTGAGGATCAAGAATAACTTAAAGAATACAGCCCGACCAATGGCATATGACAAATCAAAGGGCTTTAAGCATATTGAAGATTTTATGGCAAGGGAGTCAGATGATCTGGTTAAAAGAGGGTATTGTTATAATGAGATTGATAGTGATGGTAAACGATCTTTAACATTGAAGGGGGCATATCTTCTTACATGGCGGAGCATTTTCCCCGGCAGCAGGATAAGAGAGCTGATTGACAGGTCTTATGCTTCCAGGATACTCAAAAATCTATTAAGAGGCGAATAGAATGAAACAAACAGAACTTAATGTCACAGATGCTGAGAGAGTTACTGTATGGGTATTGACTGACAATTATTTTGATGCAACCAGGCCTGATACTGAATATGCCGTAAGATACCGGTCATCCCCGGGGAAATGTATCCATGCAGAGCATGGTCTTGCCTTTTTTATTGAAACCGAATCAGGCGGCAGAAGAGGCGCCTGTATGTTTGATTTTGGAATGGATCCAGATGGTTTAGATAATAATATGAGGCTGCTGGGTATTGATATAGGAAAGGCAGATGCATTTGGATTGAGTCATGGGCACTATGATCACTTTATGGGTGCTGCCGAAACTCTGAAAAAGAACAGGGCTCTGATAAAAGATGGCACTCCCTTCTATGTCGGTAAGGAGGCATTCCTGAACAGGTATTCCCTTCGGCAAGGGGCCCAAATAGCCACTGATATCGGCATGCTTGATCAAACAGAAATCGAGGCCTCGGGGATTTCTATAAGGGAGGTAGTAAACCCGATTGAGATTATTCCCGGCGGATATATCTCAGGTGATATTGAGCGTATCACCCCCTATGAAACCCCATCGCCAAGCCTGCTTGTAAAGCGTGGTGACTCGCTTGTGCCTGATGACTTTAGAGGGGAGCAGGCCCTGTTAATTAATATAAAGGGCAGGGGGCTTGTTATCATTTCAGGCTGCGCTCATGCCGGCATTGTAAACACCGTAAAGCATGTTCAAAAGATTACCGGTATAAAAAAGGTACATGCCATCCTGGGTGGGTTTCACCTGGTAAATGCAAAAGAGGATAAAATCAGGGATACAATTGCGGATATAAAAATGATAAACCCGGATATTATTGCCCCTCTTCATTGTACAGGTTTTGAAGCTGTTGCTGCATT
Above is a genomic segment from Desulfatiglans sp. containing:
- a CDS encoding carboxy terminal-processing peptidase — translated: MIIKNRYITLNKILLLLLLLVTSFLLIDYLKLSDAETIESATAQQMLSPTKEQEKTVRNLVKKLKRSHYLDETLDNAFSEKVFNNYIELLDSSKTHFLKTDIDEFSKFRFILDDDLKGGNLESAFYIYRRYHMRREQRIKYTIGVLENEIAAIDFNTDEYIEIDRKKLPWCDDLNAAQRLWLNLLKNEILNLKLDKTPSEEIQTTLLKRYKNQLRLLEQTNSDDVFKYFIVAFTHSYEPHTEYFPPVESTNFDIHMRLSLEGIGAMLKSEDMYVKVEELVVGGPADRGGELKTADLIIAVGQGEKGEIIDVEGWRLDDVVKLIRGPKGTVVRLKVIPADKTDISKTKIISITRDTVKLEEQSAKKSILEIKRKERDYRIGIIKLPAFYSDFEAAMSGDANYKSSTRDVERLIHELLDENIQGLILDLRNNGGGSLHEAKDMTGLFLTEGPVVQIRDADNDVMLYSDTDPRLVYSGLMAVLVNRMSASASEILAGAIQDYGRGIIVGSQTFGKGTVQSMEPLEPGRLKYTQAKYYRINGESTQNRGVIPDILFPEVINADEIGESSLPQTMAWDQIKAADYNRVSVLTPVINFLKEGHLLRIKDNPEFTYLNERISFLEENRKRTRISLNESVRLKEEEVMKQRLLDIENRRRQASGQEPYKEYSEIEKAEKDKAEREKKNGLEPDNLLKETGEILTDWLIKSTKNGAKNDSILRN
- a CDS encoding magnesium transporter CorA family protein gives rise to the protein MIAYYEIKENRVTQSTHDNAPVMIASTIQEIEKEEIKNKFDLDEYDMNSIFDPDEVPRIDFSDERLLLIWKSPIKATVSESIEFEIKVTGLILFRDQLMFVGETSEISFMEREFRKTRDVSDVLLAFLLSKVRQFVGHLKAIRMIGSELEKKITVSMENKHLLQMFSLSESLVYYVDALEGNGAVLRKLDRMASQIGFQERHLEMLEDIILENSQAARQANIHSSVLSGLMDARGSIVNNNMNVLLKNLTLINIVFLPLNLIASIGGMSEWSMMTKGLDLRLSYALFCLAILALGWCTWIFTKKIVDRPRNK
- a CDS encoding MBL fold metallo-hydrolase, whose amino-acid sequence is MKQTELNVTDAERVTVWVLTDNYFDATRPDTEYAVRYRSSPGKCIHAEHGLAFFIETESGGRRGACMFDFGMDPDGLDNNMRLLGIDIGKADAFGLSHGHYDHFMGAAETLKKNRALIKDGTPFYVGKEAFLNRYSLRQGAQIATDIGMLDQTEIEASGISIREVVNPIEIIPGGYISGDIERITPYETPSPSLLVKRGDSLVPDDFRGEQALLINIKGRGLVIISGCAHAGIVNTVKHVQKITGIKKVHAILGGFHLVNAKEDKIRDTIADIKMINPDIIAPLHCTGFEAVAAFMNAMPDAFILNTAGTQYKFGS